A genomic region of Papaver somniferum cultivar HN1 chromosome 7, ASM357369v1, whole genome shotgun sequence contains the following coding sequences:
- the LOC113293913 gene encoding ankyrin-1-like: MGEKRREHELGSLGRASRYENTDKQFAKRQQSEAGGGETPLSWEAIEGRLAAVEYLLQMGANPEIRNERNKNPLHHAAMQDDTDDFGSALQYAAGGDKHDTVKVLLDYGANPNLVFHETFTSLQASIEGLFLAAGADPNGGPDGVKALLLAAKVGATTEIIEEMVEAGAADPKFKNLNFLTRATQIVKLLVEAGADPNVTNSRGLKPVEIAAANGNRRGVEILFPLMTSKAKQHFLEAKSRGTNAFQRKEYWLAVYRYTEALNIKSGDAALLSNRSLCYVCLNKGDLAFEDANQCMLERPDWPKAFYRAGGALKLLNRLDEAADAFFNGLKLDPKNKELEDAFREVTLDKLKAMNVPV, encoded by the exons ATGGGAGAGAAACGGAGAGAACATGAACTAGGAAGTCTTGGACGAGCTTCGAGATATGAGAACACTGATAAACAATTTGCGAAGAGGCAGCAGAGTGAAGCTGGCGGAG GTGAAACTCCTCTATCTTGGGAAGCCATAGAAGGGCGCTTGGCCGCCGTGGAATATCTTCTTCAAATGGGTGCTAATCCTGAAATACGAAACGAgagaaataagaatcctttgCATCATGCTGCTATGCAAG ATGATACTGATGATTTTGGCTCGGCGCTACAATATGCTGCTGGTGGTGACAAACACGATACTGTTAAAGTTCTTCTAGATTATGGGGCGAAT CCTAATTTGGTCTTCCATGAGACATTTACATCACTTCAGGCATCCATCGAAGGCCTTTTCTTGGCG GCAGGTGCTGATCCAAATGGTGGACCAGATGGAGTAAAAGCTCTGCTACTTGCAGCTAAGGTGGGGGCAACAACAGAAATCATCGAGGAAATGGTTGAAGCTGGTGCTGCCGATccaaaatttaaaaatttaaatTTCTTAACAAGGGCAACACAAATCGTCAAGCTACTGGTTGAAGCTGGTGCAGATCCGAATGTTACGAATTCA CGCGGACTAAAGCCAGTAGAAATTGCAGCTGCTAACGGTAATCGTCGAGGTGTTGAGATTCTTTTTCCT CTGATGACTTCAAAAGCAAAGCAACATTTTCTTGAGGCAAAATCAAGGGGAACAAATGCATTCCAGAGGAAGGAGTATTGGCTGGCAGTATATCGGTATACTGAG GCCCTCAATATCAAATCTGGTGATGCAGCTCTACTATCCAACAGGAGTTTGTGCTATGTGTGCTTAAACAAAGGAGATCTCGCTTTTGAAGATGCTAATCAATGCATGTTGGAAAGACCAGACTGGCCTAAGGCATTTTATAGGGCAGGCGGAGCACTCAAACTGCTGAAT AGGCTTGATGAGGCAGCAGATGCTTTCTTCAATGGTTTGAAACTGGATCCTAAAAACAAAGAGCTTGAAGATGCATTCAG GGAGGTGACTTTAGACAAGTTGAAGGCCATGAATGTCCCAGTTTAG